The following are encoded together in the Scomber scombrus chromosome 7, fScoSco1.1, whole genome shotgun sequence genome:
- the tcea3 gene encoding transcription elongation factor A protein 3 isoform X6, with protein MSVNGIRKHCTDEEVIALAKVLIKDWKRLLDSGHSHTEKAAEMKNGVNSSKTAASPNSSPSETQSRKESSDSKPPSQKKTSDNVKKDRKDSSDSKVSKKHSVEAKKDRKDSSDSKLPPPKKPSLDGKKEKHRKDSCDSKTGQPVKRHSTDSKPDRRESRDSKKSSSPPAKKLAGERRESHGSKTSQPAPPQRKPSTDSNERKGKTDAAKTPTTPTSPMSPGLSSAGGQLPPHLATGSSIRDKCIEMMAAALRTDDDYKDFGTNCDSMAAEIEDLIYQENKATDMKYKNRVRSRISNLKDPKNPGLRRNVLAGSIDLIRIATMSAEEMASDELKQLRNVLTQEAIREHQMAKTGGTSTDLLQCGKCKKRNCTYNQVQTRSADEPMTTFVLCNECGNRWKFC; from the exons ATGTCGGTGAACGGTATCAGGAAGCACTGCACGGATGAAGAAGTCATTGCTTTGGCAAAAGTCCTCATTAAAGACTGGAAAAGACTTCTGG ACTCTGGACATTCTCACACTGAGAAAGCAGCTGAAATGAAGAATGGTGTGAACTCCAGCAAAACAGCAGCTTCTCCGAACAGCTCACCCTCCGAGACGCAGAGCAG GAAGGAATCATCAGACTCTAAACCTCCTTCACAGAAGAAGACGTCAGATAACGTGAAGAAAGACAG GAAAGACTCATCGGATAGCAAAGTGTCTAAAAAACACTCAGTGGAAGCCAAGAAAGACAG GAAAGATTCATCTGACTCTAAGCTGCCACCTCCCAAAAAGCCCAGTTTGGatggcaaaaaagaaaaacacag GAAGGACTCCTGTGACTCAAAGACTGGTCAACCTGTGAAACGTCATTCAACTGACTCCAAACCTGACAG GCGGGAATCCAGAGAttcaaagaaaagcagctcaCCACCAGCAAAGAAGCTAGCAGGTGAAAG GAGAGAGTCTCATGGCTCCAAGACCTCTCAACCTGCACCTCCACAGAGGAAGCCCTCAACTGACAGCAATGAAAG AAAGGGCAAAACTGATGCCGCAAAAACTCCCACCACCCCGACCAGCCCCATGTCTCCTGGCTTGAGCTCTGCTGGGGGTCAGCTGCCGCCTCACTTGGCGACCGGAAGCTCCATCAGAGACAAATGCATTGAGATGATGGCAGCTGCCCTCCGCACAGACG ACGACTACAAAGATTTTGGAACAAACTGTGACAGCATGGCGGCAGAGATTGAAGAT CTTATCTACCAGGAGAATAAGGCCACTGATATGAAGTATAAGAACAGGGTGCGTAGTCGCATCAGCAACTTAAAGGACCCAAAGAACCCTGGGCTTCGTAGAAACGTACTCGCAGGGAGCATTGACTTAATCCGCATTGCCACCATGTCTGCTGAG GAGATGGCCAGCGACGAGCTCAAACAGCTGAGGAACGTTCTCACCCAGGAGGCCATCAGGGAGCACCAGATGGCCAAAACTGGTGGCACCTCCACCGACCTGCTGCAGTGCGGCAAGTGCAAGAAGAGGAACTGCACCTACAACCAG gTGCAGACACGCAGTGCTGATGAGCCAATGACCACATTTGTCTTGTGTAATGAGTGCGGTAACCGCTGGAAG TTCTGCTGA
- the tcea3 gene encoding transcription elongation factor A protein 3 isoform X5 — protein MLHFLHSLFIFTPLLHQSGHHWMGKRRGLDQRSFSLQTTFSHGFGGIFWKRSEITFGHFFSALNPCVVFHNRKESSDSKPPSQKKTSDNVKKDRKDSSDSKVSKKHSVEAKKDRKDSSDSKLPPPKKPSLDGKKEKHRKDSCDSKTGQPVKRHSTDSKPDRRESRDSKKSSSPPAKKLAGERRESHGSKTSQPAPPQRKPSTDSNERKGKTDAAKTPTTPTSPMSPGLSSAGGQLPPHLATGSSIRDKCIEMMAAALRTDDDYKDFGTNCDSMAAEIEDLIYQENKATDMKYKNRVRSRISNLKDPKNPGLRRNVLAGSIDLIRIATMSAEEMASDELKQLRNVLTQEAIREHQMAKTGGTSTDLLQCGKCKKRNCTYNQVQTRSADEPMTTFVLCNECGNRWKFC, from the exons ATGCTCCACTTCCTCCactccctcttcatcttcacccccctcctccatcaAAGCGGCCATCACTGGATGGGAAAAAGGAGAGGTCTGGATCAGAGGAGTTTCTCATTACAAACTACATTTAGTCACGGTTTTGGAGGGATATTTTGGAAAAGGTCTGAAATCACATTTGGACATTTCTTCTCTGCTTTGAATCCTTGTGTTGTTTTCCACAACAGGAAGGAATCATCAGACTCTAAACCTCCTTCACAGAAGAAGACGTCAGATAACGTGAAGAAAGACAG GAAAGACTCATCGGATAGCAAAGTGTCTAAAAAACACTCAGTGGAAGCCAAGAAAGACAG GAAAGATTCATCTGACTCTAAGCTGCCACCTCCCAAAAAGCCCAGTTTGGatggcaaaaaagaaaaacacag GAAGGACTCCTGTGACTCAAAGACTGGTCAACCTGTGAAACGTCATTCAACTGACTCCAAACCTGACAG GCGGGAATCCAGAGAttcaaagaaaagcagctcaCCACCAGCAAAGAAGCTAGCAGGTGAAAG GAGAGAGTCTCATGGCTCCAAGACCTCTCAACCTGCACCTCCACAGAGGAAGCCCTCAACTGACAGCAATGAAAG AAAGGGCAAAACTGATGCCGCAAAAACTCCCACCACCCCGACCAGCCCCATGTCTCCTGGCTTGAGCTCTGCTGGGGGTCAGCTGCCGCCTCACTTGGCGACCGGAAGCTCCATCAGAGACAAATGCATTGAGATGATGGCAGCTGCCCTCCGCACAGACG ACGACTACAAAGATTTTGGAACAAACTGTGACAGCATGGCGGCAGAGATTGAAGAT CTTATCTACCAGGAGAATAAGGCCACTGATATGAAGTATAAGAACAGGGTGCGTAGTCGCATCAGCAACTTAAAGGACCCAAAGAACCCTGGGCTTCGTAGAAACGTACTCGCAGGGAGCATTGACTTAATCCGCATTGCCACCATGTCTGCTGAG GAGATGGCCAGCGACGAGCTCAAACAGCTGAGGAACGTTCTCACCCAGGAGGCCATCAGGGAGCACCAGATGGCCAAAACTGGTGGCACCTCCACCGACCTGCTGCAGTGCGGCAAGTGCAAGAAGAGGAACTGCACCTACAACCAG gTGCAGACACGCAGTGCTGATGAGCCAATGACCACATTTGTCTTGTGTAATGAGTGCGGTAACCGCTGGAAG TTCTGCTGA
- the tcea3 gene encoding transcription elongation factor A protein 3 isoform X1, translated as MTREEDLIRIAKKLDKMVSRNNTEGAMDLLKELEGFNMTLKLLQETRIGMSVNGIRKHCTDEEVIALAKVLIKDWKRLLDSGHSHTEKAAEMKNGVNSSKTAASPNSSPSETQSRKESSDSKPPSQKKTSDNVKKDRKDSSDSKVSKKHSVEAKKDRKDSSDSKLPPPKKPSLDGKKEKHRKDSCDSKTGQPVKRHSTDSKPDRRESRDSKKSSSPPAKKLAGERRESHGSKTSQPAPPQRKPSTDSNERKGKTDAAKTPTTPTSPMSPGLSSAGGQLPPHLATGSSIRDKCIEMMAAALRTDDDYKDFGTNCDSMAAEIEDLIYQENKATDMKYKNRVRSRISNLKDPKNPGLRRNVLAGSIDLIRIATMSAEEMASDELKQLRNVLTQEAIREHQMAKTGGTSTDLLQCGKCKKRNCTYNQVQTRSADEPMTTFVLCNECGNRWKFC; from the exons ATGACGCGAGAGGAAGATCTCATTCGGATTGCAAAAAAGCTGGACAAGATGGTGTCTAGGAATAACACG gagggTGCTATGGACCTGCTAAAGGAACTGGAAGGATTCAATATGACACTCAAACTTCTCCAG GAAACAAGGATTGGCATGTCGGTGAACGGTATCAGGAAGCACTGCACGGATGAAGAAGTCATTGCTTTGGCAAAAGTCCTCATTAAAGACTGGAAAAGACTTCTGG ACTCTGGACATTCTCACACTGAGAAAGCAGCTGAAATGAAGAATGGTGTGAACTCCAGCAAAACAGCAGCTTCTCCGAACAGCTCACCCTCCGAGACGCAGAGCAG GAAGGAATCATCAGACTCTAAACCTCCTTCACAGAAGAAGACGTCAGATAACGTGAAGAAAGACAG GAAAGACTCATCGGATAGCAAAGTGTCTAAAAAACACTCAGTGGAAGCCAAGAAAGACAG GAAAGATTCATCTGACTCTAAGCTGCCACCTCCCAAAAAGCCCAGTTTGGatggcaaaaaagaaaaacacag GAAGGACTCCTGTGACTCAAAGACTGGTCAACCTGTGAAACGTCATTCAACTGACTCCAAACCTGACAG GCGGGAATCCAGAGAttcaaagaaaagcagctcaCCACCAGCAAAGAAGCTAGCAGGTGAAAG GAGAGAGTCTCATGGCTCCAAGACCTCTCAACCTGCACCTCCACAGAGGAAGCCCTCAACTGACAGCAATGAAAG AAAGGGCAAAACTGATGCCGCAAAAACTCCCACCACCCCGACCAGCCCCATGTCTCCTGGCTTGAGCTCTGCTGGGGGTCAGCTGCCGCCTCACTTGGCGACCGGAAGCTCCATCAGAGACAAATGCATTGAGATGATGGCAGCTGCCCTCCGCACAGACG ACGACTACAAAGATTTTGGAACAAACTGTGACAGCATGGCGGCAGAGATTGAAGAT CTTATCTACCAGGAGAATAAGGCCACTGATATGAAGTATAAGAACAGGGTGCGTAGTCGCATCAGCAACTTAAAGGACCCAAAGAACCCTGGGCTTCGTAGAAACGTACTCGCAGGGAGCATTGACTTAATCCGCATTGCCACCATGTCTGCTGAG GAGATGGCCAGCGACGAGCTCAAACAGCTGAGGAACGTTCTCACCCAGGAGGCCATCAGGGAGCACCAGATGGCCAAAACTGGTGGCACCTCCACCGACCTGCTGCAGTGCGGCAAGTGCAAGAAGAGGAACTGCACCTACAACCAG gTGCAGACACGCAGTGCTGATGAGCCAATGACCACATTTGTCTTGTGTAATGAGTGCGGTAACCGCTGGAAG TTCTGCTGA
- the tcea3 gene encoding transcription elongation factor A protein 3 isoform X3, translating to MTREEDLIRIAKKLDKMVSRNNTEGAMDLLKELEGFNMTLKLLQETRIGMSVNGIRKHCTDEEVIALAKVLIKDWKRLLDSGHSHTEKAAEMKNGVNSSKTAASPNSSPSETQSRKDSSDSKVSKKHSVEAKKDRKDSSDSKLPPPKKPSLDGKKEKHRKDSCDSKTGQPVKRHSTDSKPDRRESRDSKKSSSPPAKKLAGERRESHGSKTSQPAPPQRKPSTDSNERKGKTDAAKTPTTPTSPMSPGLSSAGGQLPPHLATGSSIRDKCIEMMAAALRTDDDYKDFGTNCDSMAAEIEDLIYQENKATDMKYKNRVRSRISNLKDPKNPGLRRNVLAGSIDLIRIATMSAEEMASDELKQLRNVLTQEAIREHQMAKTGGTSTDLLQCGKCKKRNCTYNQVQTRSADEPMTTFVLCNECGNRWKFC from the exons ATGACGCGAGAGGAAGATCTCATTCGGATTGCAAAAAAGCTGGACAAGATGGTGTCTAGGAATAACACG gagggTGCTATGGACCTGCTAAAGGAACTGGAAGGATTCAATATGACACTCAAACTTCTCCAG GAAACAAGGATTGGCATGTCGGTGAACGGTATCAGGAAGCACTGCACGGATGAAGAAGTCATTGCTTTGGCAAAAGTCCTCATTAAAGACTGGAAAAGACTTCTGG ACTCTGGACATTCTCACACTGAGAAAGCAGCTGAAATGAAGAATGGTGTGAACTCCAGCAAAACAGCAGCTTCTCCGAACAGCTCACCCTCCGAGACGCAGAGCAG GAAAGACTCATCGGATAGCAAAGTGTCTAAAAAACACTCAGTGGAAGCCAAGAAAGACAG GAAAGATTCATCTGACTCTAAGCTGCCACCTCCCAAAAAGCCCAGTTTGGatggcaaaaaagaaaaacacag GAAGGACTCCTGTGACTCAAAGACTGGTCAACCTGTGAAACGTCATTCAACTGACTCCAAACCTGACAG GCGGGAATCCAGAGAttcaaagaaaagcagctcaCCACCAGCAAAGAAGCTAGCAGGTGAAAG GAGAGAGTCTCATGGCTCCAAGACCTCTCAACCTGCACCTCCACAGAGGAAGCCCTCAACTGACAGCAATGAAAG AAAGGGCAAAACTGATGCCGCAAAAACTCCCACCACCCCGACCAGCCCCATGTCTCCTGGCTTGAGCTCTGCTGGGGGTCAGCTGCCGCCTCACTTGGCGACCGGAAGCTCCATCAGAGACAAATGCATTGAGATGATGGCAGCTGCCCTCCGCACAGACG ACGACTACAAAGATTTTGGAACAAACTGTGACAGCATGGCGGCAGAGATTGAAGAT CTTATCTACCAGGAGAATAAGGCCACTGATATGAAGTATAAGAACAGGGTGCGTAGTCGCATCAGCAACTTAAAGGACCCAAAGAACCCTGGGCTTCGTAGAAACGTACTCGCAGGGAGCATTGACTTAATCCGCATTGCCACCATGTCTGCTGAG GAGATGGCCAGCGACGAGCTCAAACAGCTGAGGAACGTTCTCACCCAGGAGGCCATCAGGGAGCACCAGATGGCCAAAACTGGTGGCACCTCCACCGACCTGCTGCAGTGCGGCAAGTGCAAGAAGAGGAACTGCACCTACAACCAG gTGCAGACACGCAGTGCTGATGAGCCAATGACCACATTTGTCTTGTGTAATGAGTGCGGTAACCGCTGGAAG TTCTGCTGA
- the tcea3 gene encoding transcription elongation factor A protein 3 isoform X4 — translation MTREEDLIRIAKKLDKMVSRNNTEGAMDLLKELEGFNMTLKLLQETRIGMSVNGIRKHCTDEEVIALAKVLIKDWKRLLDSGHSHTEKAAEMKNGVNSSKTAASPNSSPSETQSRKDSSDSKLPPPKKPSLDGKKEKHRKDSCDSKTGQPVKRHSTDSKPDRRESRDSKKSSSPPAKKLAGERRESHGSKTSQPAPPQRKPSTDSNERKGKTDAAKTPTTPTSPMSPGLSSAGGQLPPHLATGSSIRDKCIEMMAAALRTDDDYKDFGTNCDSMAAEIEDLIYQENKATDMKYKNRVRSRISNLKDPKNPGLRRNVLAGSIDLIRIATMSAEEMASDELKQLRNVLTQEAIREHQMAKTGGTSTDLLQCGKCKKRNCTYNQVQTRSADEPMTTFVLCNECGNRWKFC, via the exons ATGACGCGAGAGGAAGATCTCATTCGGATTGCAAAAAAGCTGGACAAGATGGTGTCTAGGAATAACACG gagggTGCTATGGACCTGCTAAAGGAACTGGAAGGATTCAATATGACACTCAAACTTCTCCAG GAAACAAGGATTGGCATGTCGGTGAACGGTATCAGGAAGCACTGCACGGATGAAGAAGTCATTGCTTTGGCAAAAGTCCTCATTAAAGACTGGAAAAGACTTCTGG ACTCTGGACATTCTCACACTGAGAAAGCAGCTGAAATGAAGAATGGTGTGAACTCCAGCAAAACAGCAGCTTCTCCGAACAGCTCACCCTCCGAGACGCAGAGCAG GAAAGATTCATCTGACTCTAAGCTGCCACCTCCCAAAAAGCCCAGTTTGGatggcaaaaaagaaaaacacag GAAGGACTCCTGTGACTCAAAGACTGGTCAACCTGTGAAACGTCATTCAACTGACTCCAAACCTGACAG GCGGGAATCCAGAGAttcaaagaaaagcagctcaCCACCAGCAAAGAAGCTAGCAGGTGAAAG GAGAGAGTCTCATGGCTCCAAGACCTCTCAACCTGCACCTCCACAGAGGAAGCCCTCAACTGACAGCAATGAAAG AAAGGGCAAAACTGATGCCGCAAAAACTCCCACCACCCCGACCAGCCCCATGTCTCCTGGCTTGAGCTCTGCTGGGGGTCAGCTGCCGCCTCACTTGGCGACCGGAAGCTCCATCAGAGACAAATGCATTGAGATGATGGCAGCTGCCCTCCGCACAGACG ACGACTACAAAGATTTTGGAACAAACTGTGACAGCATGGCGGCAGAGATTGAAGAT CTTATCTACCAGGAGAATAAGGCCACTGATATGAAGTATAAGAACAGGGTGCGTAGTCGCATCAGCAACTTAAAGGACCCAAAGAACCCTGGGCTTCGTAGAAACGTACTCGCAGGGAGCATTGACTTAATCCGCATTGCCACCATGTCTGCTGAG GAGATGGCCAGCGACGAGCTCAAACAGCTGAGGAACGTTCTCACCCAGGAGGCCATCAGGGAGCACCAGATGGCCAAAACTGGTGGCACCTCCACCGACCTGCTGCAGTGCGGCAAGTGCAAGAAGAGGAACTGCACCTACAACCAG gTGCAGACACGCAGTGCTGATGAGCCAATGACCACATTTGTCTTGTGTAATGAGTGCGGTAACCGCTGGAAG TTCTGCTGA
- the tcea3 gene encoding transcription elongation factor A protein 3 isoform X7 — protein MTREEDLIRIAKKLDKMVSRNNTEGAMDLLKELEGFNMTLKLLQETRIGMSVNGIRKHCTDEEVIALAKVLIKDWKRLLDSGHSHTEKAAEMKNGVNSSKTAASPNSSPSETQSRKDSCDSKTGQPVKRHSTDSKPDRRESRDSKKSSSPPAKKLAGERRESHGSKTSQPAPPQRKPSTDSNERKGKTDAAKTPTTPTSPMSPGLSSAGGQLPPHLATGSSIRDKCIEMMAAALRTDDDYKDFGTNCDSMAAEIEDLIYQENKATDMKYKNRVRSRISNLKDPKNPGLRRNVLAGSIDLIRIATMSAEEMASDELKQLRNVLTQEAIREHQMAKTGGTSTDLLQCGKCKKRNCTYNQVQTRSADEPMTTFVLCNECGNRWKFC, from the exons ATGACGCGAGAGGAAGATCTCATTCGGATTGCAAAAAAGCTGGACAAGATGGTGTCTAGGAATAACACG gagggTGCTATGGACCTGCTAAAGGAACTGGAAGGATTCAATATGACACTCAAACTTCTCCAG GAAACAAGGATTGGCATGTCGGTGAACGGTATCAGGAAGCACTGCACGGATGAAGAAGTCATTGCTTTGGCAAAAGTCCTCATTAAAGACTGGAAAAGACTTCTGG ACTCTGGACATTCTCACACTGAGAAAGCAGCTGAAATGAAGAATGGTGTGAACTCCAGCAAAACAGCAGCTTCTCCGAACAGCTCACCCTCCGAGACGCAGAGCAG GAAGGACTCCTGTGACTCAAAGACTGGTCAACCTGTGAAACGTCATTCAACTGACTCCAAACCTGACAG GCGGGAATCCAGAGAttcaaagaaaagcagctcaCCACCAGCAAAGAAGCTAGCAGGTGAAAG GAGAGAGTCTCATGGCTCCAAGACCTCTCAACCTGCACCTCCACAGAGGAAGCCCTCAACTGACAGCAATGAAAG AAAGGGCAAAACTGATGCCGCAAAAACTCCCACCACCCCGACCAGCCCCATGTCTCCTGGCTTGAGCTCTGCTGGGGGTCAGCTGCCGCCTCACTTGGCGACCGGAAGCTCCATCAGAGACAAATGCATTGAGATGATGGCAGCTGCCCTCCGCACAGACG ACGACTACAAAGATTTTGGAACAAACTGTGACAGCATGGCGGCAGAGATTGAAGAT CTTATCTACCAGGAGAATAAGGCCACTGATATGAAGTATAAGAACAGGGTGCGTAGTCGCATCAGCAACTTAAAGGACCCAAAGAACCCTGGGCTTCGTAGAAACGTACTCGCAGGGAGCATTGACTTAATCCGCATTGCCACCATGTCTGCTGAG GAGATGGCCAGCGACGAGCTCAAACAGCTGAGGAACGTTCTCACCCAGGAGGCCATCAGGGAGCACCAGATGGCCAAAACTGGTGGCACCTCCACCGACCTGCTGCAGTGCGGCAAGTGCAAGAAGAGGAACTGCACCTACAACCAG gTGCAGACACGCAGTGCTGATGAGCCAATGACCACATTTGTCTTGTGTAATGAGTGCGGTAACCGCTGGAAG TTCTGCTGA
- the tcea3 gene encoding transcription elongation factor A protein 3 isoform X2 produces MLIFTSGKFHWTPTPQLHPFLFTFILHHQEKSLLTPMLHFLHSLFIFTPLLHQSGHHWMGKRRGLDQRSFSLQTTFSHGFGGIFWKRSEITFGHFFSALNPCVVFHNRKESSDSKPPSQKKTSDNVKKDRKDSSDSKVSKKHSVEAKKDRKDSSDSKLPPPKKPSLDGKKEKHRKDSCDSKTGQPVKRHSTDSKPDRRESRDSKKSSSPPAKKLAGERRESHGSKTSQPAPPQRKPSTDSNERKGKTDAAKTPTTPTSPMSPGLSSAGGQLPPHLATGSSIRDKCIEMMAAALRTDDDYKDFGTNCDSMAAEIEDLIYQENKATDMKYKNRVRSRISNLKDPKNPGLRRNVLAGSIDLIRIATMSAEEMASDELKQLRNVLTQEAIREHQMAKTGGTSTDLLQCGKCKKRNCTYNQVQTRSADEPMTTFVLCNECGNRWKFC; encoded by the exons ATGTTGATTTTCACATCAGGAAAGTTCCACTGGACCCCAACGCCCCAATTGCACCCCTTCCTCTTCACCTTCATCCTCCACCACCAAG AAAAGAGCCTCCTGACCCCAATGCTCCACTTCCTCCactccctcttcatcttcacccccctcctccatcaAAGCGGCCATCACTGGATGGGAAAAAGGAGAGGTCTGGATCAGAGGAGTTTCTCATTACAAACTACATTTAGTCACGGTTTTGGAGGGATATTTTGGAAAAGGTCTGAAATCACATTTGGACATTTCTTCTCTGCTTTGAATCCTTGTGTTGTTTTCCACAACAGGAAGGAATCATCAGACTCTAAACCTCCTTCACAGAAGAAGACGTCAGATAACGTGAAGAAAGACAG GAAAGACTCATCGGATAGCAAAGTGTCTAAAAAACACTCAGTGGAAGCCAAGAAAGACAG GAAAGATTCATCTGACTCTAAGCTGCCACCTCCCAAAAAGCCCAGTTTGGatggcaaaaaagaaaaacacag GAAGGACTCCTGTGACTCAAAGACTGGTCAACCTGTGAAACGTCATTCAACTGACTCCAAACCTGACAG GCGGGAATCCAGAGAttcaaagaaaagcagctcaCCACCAGCAAAGAAGCTAGCAGGTGAAAG GAGAGAGTCTCATGGCTCCAAGACCTCTCAACCTGCACCTCCACAGAGGAAGCCCTCAACTGACAGCAATGAAAG AAAGGGCAAAACTGATGCCGCAAAAACTCCCACCACCCCGACCAGCCCCATGTCTCCTGGCTTGAGCTCTGCTGGGGGTCAGCTGCCGCCTCACTTGGCGACCGGAAGCTCCATCAGAGACAAATGCATTGAGATGATGGCAGCTGCCCTCCGCACAGACG ACGACTACAAAGATTTTGGAACAAACTGTGACAGCATGGCGGCAGAGATTGAAGAT CTTATCTACCAGGAGAATAAGGCCACTGATATGAAGTATAAGAACAGGGTGCGTAGTCGCATCAGCAACTTAAAGGACCCAAAGAACCCTGGGCTTCGTAGAAACGTACTCGCAGGGAGCATTGACTTAATCCGCATTGCCACCATGTCTGCTGAG GAGATGGCCAGCGACGAGCTCAAACAGCTGAGGAACGTTCTCACCCAGGAGGCCATCAGGGAGCACCAGATGGCCAAAACTGGTGGCACCTCCACCGACCTGCTGCAGTGCGGCAAGTGCAAGAAGAGGAACTGCACCTACAACCAG gTGCAGACACGCAGTGCTGATGAGCCAATGACCACATTTGTCTTGTGTAATGAGTGCGGTAACCGCTGGAAG TTCTGCTGA
- the tent5ba gene encoding terminal nucleotidyltransferase 5ba: MSCGDVSDRSRSFCVLSWDQVQRLDSILGEAVPIHGRGNFPTLSMRPRQIVQVVRARLEERGVCVKDVRLNGSAASHVLHQDNGLGYKDLDLIFGVSLKDDQAFRLVKDVVMDCLLDFLPAGVCKERITALTLKEAYVQKLVKVCNDSDRWSLISLSNNTGKNVELKFVDSLRRQFEFSVDSFQICLDSLLLFDRCSETPMSESFHPTVIGESVYGDFKEAMDHLCQRTIATRSPEEIRGGGLLKYCHLLVRGFQPSSEADMKQMQRYMCSRFFIDFPDIGEQQRKLEAYLQNHFAGMEHKRYECLMTLHEVVNESTVCLMGHERRQTLTLISMLALRVLAEQNAIPTVTNVTCYYQPAPYIQDINFSNYYIAHVQPPQVSLCSNTYQTWLPCS; this comes from the exons ATGTCTTGCGGTGATGTCTCGGATCGGAGTCGGTCGTTCTGCGTGTTGTCTTGGGATCAGGTGCAGCGCTTGGACTCGATCCTCGGGGAGGCTGTCCCCATTCACGGCAGAGGAAACTTCCCCACTCTGTCCATGAGACCCCGCCAGATTGTTCAG GTGGTGCGGGCTAGGCTGGAggagaggggtgtgtgtgttaaagacgTGAGGCTTAACGGCTCTGCTGCCAGCCATGTGCTCCACCAGGACAACGGACTGGGCTACAAGGATCTCGACCTTATCTTTGGTGTGTCACTGAAAGATGACCAGGCCTTCCGTCTGGTGAAAGACGTCGTGATGGATTGCCTGTTGGACTTCTTGCCAGCTGGGGTCTGCAAGGAGCGCATCACAGCACTGACCCTCAAAGAGGCCTATGTACAGAAACTGgtgaaagtctgtaatgactcAGACCGCTGGAGCCTCATCTCACTGTCCAACAACACGGGCAAGAATGTGGAGCTAAAATTTGTGGACTCCCTACGGCGGCAATTTGAATTTAGTGTGGACTCCTTCCAGATTTGCCTCGACTCTCTGCTCTTGTTTGACCGTTGCTCAGAGACGCCCATGTCTGAGAGTTTCCACCCCACTGTGATCGGTGAGAGTGTTTATGGAGACTTCAAGGAGGCCATGGACCACCTGTGTCAGAGGACCATAGCTACACGAAGCCCTGAAGAAATCAGAGGTGGCGGGTTATTGAAgtactgccacctgctggtgcGTGGGTTTCAGCCCTCTTCAGAGGCGGACATGAAGCAGATGCAGCGCTACATGTGCTCACGCTTCTTCATTGACTTCCCCGACATTGGTGAACAGCAGAGAAAGCTAGAGGCCTACCTGCAAAACCACTTTGCTGGGATGGAGCACAAACGGTACGAGTGCCTGATGACTCTGCACGAAGTGGTGAACGAGAGCACGGTGTGTCTGATGGGCCACGAGCGACGCCAGACGCTCACCCTTATCTCCATGCTGGCGCTGAGGGTGCTGGCTGAGCAGAATGCCATCCCCACTGTGACTAATGTCACGTGTTACTACCAGCCAGCTCCGTACATACAAGACATTAACTTCAGTAATTACTACATTGCACACGTGCAGCCGCCGCAGGTCTCACTGTGCAGTAATACATATCAGACGTGGCTGCCCTGTAGCTGA